A region from the Bombyx mori chromosome 15, ASM3026992v2 genome encodes:
- the LOC101744853 gene encoding xaa-Pro aminopeptidase 3, whose product MQRLRKVLPSLAVKHHKLLKSHIRNQLRCLSTIDHPPGAVERPTLSIPQGTFGQATCHTHPHLIQQGHLTCGITQKEYAERRETLISRLVSEAPNVHKTHIVVIPAARKQFMSDKIPYVFRQNSDFFYLTGCLEPSAILVMIKPAHSDTFKSVLFVHEKDSHAELWEGPRTGCTAATQLFAVDEARPVDSFSVYINKLAASSKPSVLWYHNEAPANPEIHSTIRSVIHPETQVTLADPQRTLHFMRVIKSPAEVELMKEVCYIGSQSVNTAMACTKPGISEHAVCSVLEHSGRVSGAEHSSFPAVVAGAARAAHIHYVANNQLLNHGDLLLVDSGCQRWLYNSDISRTWPVSGLFTRHQRILYELVLAVQKRLIEILGEHRPALDQLFDSMCRLLGTQLQQEGILPKNIDGHELISMAYSLCPHHVSHHLGLDVHDAPLVRRATPVLANMIVTVEPGIYIRTDDTRVPEEFRGLGIRIEDDVLITDGDPLVLTDSCAKEVQDIEAIVGKQAY is encoded by the exons cCGTAAAGCATCACAAACTACTTAAGTCTCATATAAGAAATCAACTTAGATGCCTTTCTACAATTGACCACCCCCCTGGAGCGGTAGAGAGACCTACACTCTCTATACCACAAGGCACCTTCGGCCAAGCAACCTGTCACACCCATCCGCACTTGATCCAACAGGGGCATCTTACTTGCGGGATCACACAAAAAGAATATGCGGAGAGGAGAGAAACCTTAATTAGCAGACTTGTGAGTGAAGCTCCGAATGTGCACAAAACACATATt GTAGTAATCCCAGCTGCCCGCAAACAATTCATGTCTGATAAAATACCTTATGTGTTTAGACAGAATTCGGACTTTTTCTATCTTACAGGATGTTTAGAACCTTCAGCTATACTAGTCATGATTAAGCCAGCACACAGTGATACTTTTAAG aGTGTACTATTTGTTCACGAGAAAGACAGTCATGCAGAACTGTGGGAAGGTCCTCGAACTGGCTGCACGGCTGCCACACAGCTGTTTGCTGTGGACGAAGCTAGACCTGTCGACAGCTTTAGTGTATACATCAATAA GTTAGCGGCATCATCCAAACCTTCTGTCCTGTGGTACCACAACGAAGCACCTGCAAATCCTGAAATCCACAGCACGATACGCTCCGTGATACATCCTGAAACACAG GTGACGTTGGCGGATCCACAAAGAACGCTTCACTTCATGAGGGTGATCAAGTCTCCAGCCGAAGTGGAGCTGATGAAGGAGGTGTGCTACATTGGGTCACAGAGCGTTAACACAGCAATGGCCTGCACCAAACCCG gTATATCGGAGCACGCGGTGTGCTCGGTGCTGGAGCACAGCGGGCGCGTGAGTGGCGCGGAGCACAGTTCGTTCCCGGCCGTGGTCGCGGGGGCCGCCCGGGCCGCGCACATACACTACGTCGCCAACAACCAGCTGCTCAACCACGGGGACCTGCTGCTCGTCGACTCTG GCTGTCAGCGTTGGTTGTACAACTCTGACATCTCCCGCACGTGGCCGGTCTCCGGACTCTTCACGCGCCACCAGAGGATCCTGTACGAGCTGGTGCTCGCCGTGCAG aaacgCTTAATAGAAATCCTGGGGGAGCACCGCCCAGCGCTGGACCAGCTGTTCGACAGCATGTGCCGGCTGCTGGGCACGCAGCTGCAGCAAGAGGGGATACTGCCCAAGAACATTGATGGGCACGAACTGATCTCG ATGGCGTACAGCCTGTGTCCGCACCACGTGTCGCACCACCTGGGGCTGGACGTGCACGACGCGCCGCTGGTCCGCCGCGCCACGCCCGTGCTCGCCAACATGATCGTCACTGTCGAGCCCG GTATCTACATCCGGACGGACGACACCCGGGTGCCGGAGGAGTTCCGCGGCCTGGGTATCCGTATAGAAGACGACGTCCTCATCACGGACGGTGACCCGCTGGTGCTCACCGACTCCTGCGCCAAGGAGGTGCAGGATATAGAAGCCATAGTCGGGAAACAGGCTTACTGA